The region CGGCGGCTGCGGCGGCCAGGAGGGAGCCGGCCGCTGCGGCGGTCCTGCGCCAGGCGTAGCCGCGGTCGTGGTCGAGCCAGGTGGTGCCGAACCAGCGGATCGCCTCCGGCGCCGGGGCCTCCGGCCGGGTCTTCGTCGTGTCGCTCACGCGGTCAATTATGCCGGTTGCCTCCGGCGGTTTGCCCGGGACCTCCCACTTGCGGTGACCTGTCGCCTGGCGCGCCGACATGGCTTGTCGCGCAGCTCCCCGCGCCCCCGGGTGACTGCCACTTGCCGTGGCAGTGCTTCTCTCCCGCCGTCTCGGCTGGTCGCGCAGTTCCCCGCGCCCCCGGGGCACGGTTCCTCCTCCGCGGAGGGTGCGGCTCCTGCCAGCACCCTCCCCGCTTGCGCGACGCGCCAGGGCGGGCCCAGCCCGGACGGGAAGAGCCTGCTGAGCATCGACTCCGGCGGGACCGTCGCGCTGTGGAACGTCCCGTCGCGGACGCCCTCCACCCTCGTCACGGGCAGCGCAGGCACCGGCGTCGAGGTGTCGTCGGTGGCGTTCGTACCGGACGGCGACGGCACGGTCTTCGCGGGCGCCGCCGGCTCCGTCCGGCTGTGGACGGGCGTCACGCAGGACAAGGTCACCGTCCTGACCGGCACTTCGGGTCCGGTGTACGCGCTGGCGTTCAGCCCGAACGGAAATTCCTGGCCACCGGCGCGGAGAACGGCACCGTCGAGCTGTGGAAGGTGGCCGACCGCCGCGTCACCGCGACCCCCACCGGTCATTCCGGCCTGATCCGCTCGGTGGCCTTCAGCGCCGACGGCCGGTTGCCCGCCGCCGCGAGTTCCGACCGTACGGTCCGGCTGTGGAAGCTCGCCCCGCGGGCCGCCCACTGACCGGGGCGGCGGGGGTCACCCGGCGGTGAGGTGCTTCTCCAGGAGCGTGACGGCGTATGTCCCCTGCCCCACACCGGACTTCACGGACTGCTCGCCGACGACCCGGTAGCCCGCCGCCCGGTAGTACGTGTGCAGGAAGGCGTTGTCGGCCAGGCAGTCGAGGCGGCACAGGCTCAATCCCGCCTCGGCGATGCGGCGTTCGGCCTCGGCGAGCAGGCGGCGGCCGGTGCCGGGCGGAGCGGTGTCGCGGGCGGTCATCAGCCGGTGGACGTAGCCGGCGGCGCCGGGTGTGCTGCCCCAGGCCGCCGGGTCGTCCCACCACAGCTCCCAGGCACCGGCGACCGGGCCGCCGGTGCCGAGCGTGGCGATCCAGACCTCGCCGTCCGCGAGCCGGGCGCGGAAGTGGTCCTCGCCCAGCTCGCCCGGGTGCCACTGGTCGATGCCGCGGGCGATCTGCCAGCGCGCGGCGGCGTCGCGCAGGCCGACCAGCAGCGGTACGTCGGCCTCGTCCGCGCGCCGGAAGGCCAGCTCCGGTTCGAGCAGGTTGCGGCGCAGCGCGGCGATCAGCTCGGCGTCGGCGCCCAACTCCCGTGCCGCGTAAGCCGCTACGGACCCGTACTTGTCGGCCATCGCGGCCAGGAAGAGCCGCATCACCTCGGCGGGCGCGCGGCCGTAACCGGGCCATTGCGGGCAGCGGCCCCCGTGGTCGGCGCGCCAGTCGGCGAGCAGGCGCTCGGTGGCCAGTTCGGTCAGGGCGAAGTCCTCGATGATGACATCGTCCGGCACGCCCAGCAGCGCCAGGACGAGGGCGGCGAGCTGTCCGGTGCGGTCCTTGCCCGAGGCGCAGTGGAAGACCACCGGGCCGCGGTCCGGGGCGGCGATCACGTCGAGGGCCTGCCGCAGTTCCTTGACGCCGTCCTGCGCGACCTCCATGAAGCGCTCGGCCAGGAACGGGCCGGTCTCCACGTCGGGTCCCAGCGACGGCTGGTCGTACGGGCGGTGCTCGATGCTGAGGTTGTGGTACGCGAGCGCCGGGTGCTCGGGCACCCGCCCCTTGGCGTCGATCTCCCACGGGTAGCGCAGGTCGATGACCGTGGTCACGCCCAGATCGAGGAAGCGGTCCCAGTCGGCACCGCCCAGCTTGCCCAGCGAGTCGGCGCGGAACAGCCGCCCCCACCGCACGACGTGGCCGTCGGCGGTCGGGTAACCGCCGAGGTCGCGGAAATTGTGCAGCCGTTCGAAAGATATATGCCTGCTCATGGACCGCAGCCTATGTCCCGGCCCGGCGGCCCGGCCGCCGCACCCAGCGTGCCGTCACCGACGCCCCCGCGAGCAGCGCGGCGGCGGCCACCAGCAGCGACAGCCGCAGCCCCGGCAGGAAGCCGCCGGCCACCAGCGCGCCGAAAAGGGCCACGCCGACCGCCCCGCCGACCTGGCGCGCGGTGTTCAGCCCGGCAGCCGCGACCCCGGCGTGGGCGGGCGGTGCCGCGTCGAGGACGGCGCTGGTCATGGCGGGCACCGCCGCCCCGCCGCCGAGGCCGACCAGGACCGTGACCGGGCAGACCGCCCACAGCGGGGCGCCGGGGCCGACCGCGAGCAGGGCCAGCAGCCCGGCCGCGAAGAGCAGCTGGCCGCCGACCAGCGGCGCCCTCGGCCCGTGGCTCGCGGTCAGCCGCCCGCCGCCCAGGTTCGCCGCCATCGCGGCCAGGCTCATCGGCAGGAAGGCCAGGCCGGTCACCAGCGCGGAGTCGCCCCGTTCGTTCTGCAGGAACAGGCTGAGCAGGAAGACGATGCCGTAGTAGGCGAAGTTCTGCGCGAAGCCCGCCGCGGCGGCGGCCGACACCGCGGGGTCGGCGAACAGCCGCGGCGGCAGCATCGGTTCGGCCGCGCGGCGCTCCCAGCGTGAGAAGACCGTGCCCGCCGCCGAGGCCACCGCGAACGCGGCGAGCACCGGGGCCGACGTCCAGCCGAGCGGGCCGCCCTCGATCAGGGCGAAGGTCAGCCCGCACAAGGCCGCGAGCACGGCCGCCTGCCCCGGCAGGTCGAACCGGCGGCGGACACCGGGCGCCGGGTCCGCGCGGGCCGCCGCCGCCAGGCCGACCGCCCCGATCAGCAGGTTCACCAGGAACAGCGACCGCCAGCCGAGCCAGGCCAGCAGCAGTCCGCCGACCACGGGTCCCGCGGCGACCGCCGCGCCGCCGGCCGCCGCCCATACGCCGACCGCCCGGGTCCGCGCGGCGGCGTCGGCGTACGCGTGCCGCACCATCGCCAGCGACGCGGGCAGCTGCACGGCAGCGCCGACGCCCTGCACGAGGCGCGCGCCGATCAGCATCCCCGGGGAGACGGCCAGCCCGCAGGCCAGCGACGCCGCCATGAACAGGCCGAGCCCCGCCGTGAAGGCCCGGCGCGCGCCGAGGCGGTCGCCGAGCGAGCCGCCGATCAGCTGGAAGGCGGCGAACATCAGCACGTAGCCGTCCACCACCCATTGCAGCCCGCTGAGCCCGGCGCCCAGGTCACGGCCGAGGGTGGGCAGGGCGACGTTCACGATGGTGGCGTCGAGGCTCACCATCAGGAAGCCGAACGAGGCGGCGAAGAGGGTCAGTCGGGCGCTGGCGGGAGTGGCCGCGGCAGGCCGGCGGGCGGTGATGATCACCGTCCCAGGCTGGCCCGGGCGGTGTCCCGGCGGAAGCGGCGAGGGTGCACCTGACAGGGCTACGCTGACCGGCGGTGCGGTGCCACCGGGTGCGGGCCGGTTGCGGCCGGGACGCGGGCGGTTCGGGCCGGGACACAAGGGGACGTTCGGCGGGGGCGCGGCCTTGGGGCGTACGGACTCCGGCGTCCCGTACGGATCGGGGCCGCCGCGCGTACGACACGGGTCGGCGCTCCGGGCGTACCGCGCCCGGCGTCCCGTACGGATCGGGGCCGCCACGCGTACGGCAAGGGACCGGGCCGCCGGGCATACCGCACGGGTCCGGACCTCCGGGCGTACCGCACCGGGCACTCGTACAAGATCGAGCGCGACAGCGACAAGGGGCAGCCGGGATGGCCGGGCGGCGGAACGATCTGCGGGCGCGTGAGCTGGGCGCCTTCCTGCGCTCCCGGCGTACGCGGCTCGCGCCCGACGCGGTGGGGCTGCCCGGCGGCGAGGGCGTACGGCGTACGCCCGGGCTGCGGCGGGCTGAGGTCGCCCGGCTGGCCGGGGTGAGCGCGGGCTACTACACCCGGCTCGAACAGGGCCGCGCCCCGCACCCGTCGGCCGGTGTGCTGGGCGCGCTGGCCCGGGCGCTGCGCCTGACCCCGCAGGAGAGCGGCCACCTCTTCGCGCTGGCCGCCGACCCGGCGGGTCCGCCGCCGGAGGCCGCCGTGCCCGCGTCGGGCGCGCGGCGCATGCTCGACCTGCTCGCGCCGCCCACCGCCGGCTACGTGATCGACGCCCGCAGCGACGTACTGGCCTGGAATTCCACCGCCGCCGCGCTCTTCGCGCACCTCGTCGAAGGGCCGCGCCGCCCCAACAATGTGCGGTACGTCTTCACCGATCCGGCGGCCCGGACGCTGTTCGCGGACTGGCCGGAGATCGCGGCCGATTCGGTGGCGCATCTGCGCGCGGCGACCGGGCACCGCCCCGACGACCCCGCGCTGGCCGCGCTGGTCGCCGAACTCACCACTGCCAGCCCCGATTTCCGCCGGCTGTGGACCGCCCGCGCCCTGCACCACAAGGTCGACGGCCGCAAACGCCTGCTGCACCCGGTGGCAGGAGCGCTCACCCTCGACTACGTCGTGCTGTCCACACCGCTGCCGCCGCCGCACCGCCTGGTGGCGTACTCGGCCACCGCGGGTACACAGGCGTTCGCGGCCCTGACCCGCCTGGGCCAGGACCGCGAGGGCCGTGGAATGAGGACTGGTGACTGTGCACCGTCAGGCGCGACGTCGGCCCCATGCCGGTGTGACGAGGGCGATCAGCACCGCCGCCGCCCCGATCTGCAGGGCGTGCCGGATCCAGTCGACCCCGTTGGTGTCGGAGACGTCGAGAGCCGAGGCCAGGCCGTTGCCCAGCAGGCCGCCGATCACGCCGAGGAGGATCGTCAGCCACAGGGGAATGGGCTGGCGCCCGGGCAGAACGAGCTTGGCCAGCAGGCCGATGATCAGGCCCGCAATAATCGCCCAGAGGAACGACATGTCACTGCCTCACTTTCCAGGCCCCGACTGTCAGGTACCTGAACAACCGCTTGCCCCGGCTTCGCGGAAGCACTCCCTCCTTGCGGGCAATCCGTCAGCCCGCGTCAGTGGGGCCTAGCCGCGGGCGAAAGCGAAGACCGGGCCGGTCGCGGCCTTCAGGACGCAGAGGTTGGCGAACTTCTTCCGCCAGTCCACCGGGTGGCCGTGGAATTCCCCCCGGGCGCTGACTGCCACCGGCTGGTACGGGTCCCGGCAGACGCCCGGCTGGCCGGGCAGCGCGTCGAAGTCCCCGTTCGCGGCGGACAGCGCCGTACAGGCGGGTACGGCGAGCGGATGGCTCCCGTGCGGAAACGGATCACAGGCCAGCCCGGCGCTCCGCGCCCAACTCCCGTCCCGGGCGGCGACGGTCAGCTGCAGCCCCGGGTTCGGGTCGGGGACCACCCCCTGCCCCAGGGCGGGGGCTTGCGCCGCGAGCAGGATCAACGTGGTGGCGGCCACCATGTGCAGTGTCTTCACGACCCGCCACCCCACCGCACCCCGCACCTCACCGGCGAGCCACCACGCCCACGGCGCGCCTGAACGGGGTACCCGTGGCGCCGGGCATTGACGCCGCCGAAGCGCTGCGCTCGCGCGCGCTCCCCGGGGGGCCGCTTGTGGCGGCGCGGCCCGGCGCGACGGTAGGTGGCCGTGCGAGGACGCGGCCGGTGTGGGGCGAAACGGTGAAAAAGTGAACTCCTGGGGACTACTGCGTGCGCGGAGCATTGACCACAGACTGACCAGTCAGTAACTTCTGCGGAGCACCAGCGACTTCATCCGATCTCGTCCGATACCCGCACCAAGCGATGCCAGTGTCATGTCAGCGTCAAAGGAGACAGCAGATGTCGATGCGCATCCTCGCCCGCAGGACCCGGGGACTGGCGGCCGTCCTGGCCGCCGGCACCCTGGCCGTCCTCGGCCTGAACGCCCCCGCCGCACAGGCGTCGCCAGGACGGCAGGCACCGCAGGCGCAGCAGTCGTACGTGGCGATGGGCGACAGCTACAGCGCCGCGTCCGGCGTCCTGCCGCTCGACCCGGACGCGGCACTGCTGTGCGTGCGGTCCAGCGCGAACTACCCGCATGTGCTCGCCGCCCGCGCGGGGCTCGCGCTCAAGGACGTGACCTGCGGCGCCGCCGAGACCAAGGACTTCGCCGGGGCGCAATACCCCGACGTGCCGCCGCAGTTGGACGCCCTGAGCAGCAGCACGGGCCTGGTCACGATGACGATCGGCGGCAACGACAACAACACCTTCATCGACGCGGCCCTGGCCTGCGGCTCCGCGGGGCTGGCGACCTTCGGCATCGGGCACCCCTGCCAGACGCTGTACGGCAGCACCTTCGACGACCAGATCGACAACGGCACCTACCCGGCGATCAAGGCCGCGCTCGCGTCCGTACGCGCCAAGGCGCCGAACGCCCGGGTGGCGATCCTCGGTTACCCCTGGGTCGTGCCCACCGCCCCGGTCGCCGGCTGCTTCGCGAAGCTGCCGATCGCCTCAGGCGACCTGGCCTACGTGCGGGATCTCCAGACCCACCTCAACTCGGCGGTGCAGCGCGCCGCCGCCGAGACCGGCGCCACGTACGTGGACGTCTCCGGGGTGTCGGAAGGGCACGACGCCTGTCAGCCGATCGGCACCCGGTGGATCGAACCGGTGCTGTTCGGCACCAACTTCGTGCCGATCCACCCCAACGCCCTGGGCGAGTCGAAGCTCGCCGACCGGACCGCGGCCGTCCTCGGCCTGAGCTGACCCAGTGCCCCGGGGCCGCACGACCCCACGACCCCAGGACCCCGAAGAACGCCAACTGCCCGCCGCCCCGGGAAAAGACCCCGGGGCGGCGGGCAGCCGTACGGACAGGCTCAGCCTTCGAGCTTCGAGATGTCGCGGACCGCCCCGCGATCCGCGCTGGTCGCCATGGCCGCGTACGCGCGCAGCGCCGTGGAGACCTTGCGCTCGCGGGCGCGGGGCGCGTAGACGCCGCCGAGCGCGTCCCGGCGGGCGGCCAACTCCTCGTCGGAGACCAGGAGTTCCATCGTCCGGGCCGGGATGTCGATCCGGATGCGGTCGCCGTCGTGGACCAGGGCGATGGTGCCGCCGGAGGCCGCCTCGGGCGAGGCGTGGCCGATGGACAGGCCCGAAGTACCGCCGGAGAAGCGGCCGTCGGTGATCAGCGCGCAGGACTTGCCGAGGCCGCGGCCCTTCAAGTACGAGGTGGGGTAGAGCATCTCCTGCATGCCGGGGCCGCCACGCGGACCCTCGTAGCGGATGACGATGACGTCGCCGGGCGTGATCTCCTTGTGGAGGATCTTCTCGACGGCCTCCTCCTGCGACTCGCAGACGACCGCGGGACCCTCGAAGGTCCAGATCGACTCGTCGACGCCGGCCGTCTTGACCACCGCGCCGTCCACGGCCAGGTTGCCGCGCAGCACGGCCAGGCCGCCGTCCTGGGAGTAGGCGTGCTCGACGTCGCGGATGCAGCCGCCCGCCGCGTCGGTGTCCAGCGTCTCCCACCGCTCCGACTGCGAGAAGGCGGTGGCGGAGCGGACGCAGCCGGGGGCCGCGTGCCACATTTCGACGGCGGTCTCGGACGGGGAACCGCCGCGCACGTCCCAGGTGTCGAGCCATTCCTTGATGGAGCGGGAGTGGACGGTGTGCACGTCCTCGTTGAGCAGCCCGCCGCGGTAGAGCTCCCCGAGGATCGCCGGGATGCCGCCGGCCCGGTGCACGTCCTCCATGTAGTACGTGCCGCCCGGCGCGACGTTCGGCGCGACCTTGGCCAGGCACGGCACCCGGCGCGAGACGTCGTTGATGTCGGACAGGCCGTAGTCCAGTTCGGCTTCCTGGGCGGCGGCCAGCAGGTGCAGGATCGTGTTGGTCGAGCCGCCCATGGCGATGTCCAGGGCCATGGCGTTCTCGAAGGCGGCCCGGGTCGCGATCGCCCGCGGCAGCACGGACGCGTCGTCCTGCTCGTAGTAGCGGCGGGTCAGTTCCACGACGGTGCGGCCGGCGTCCTGGTAGAGCGCCTTGCGTGCGGTGTGGGTGGCCAGCACCGAGCCGTTGCCCGGCAGGGCCAGGCCCATCGCCTCGGTGAGGCAGTTCATCGAGTTCGCGGTGAACATGCCCGAGCAGGAGCCGCAGGTCGGACAGGCGTTCTCCTCGATACGGAGGATGTCCTCGTCCGAGACGTTCTCGTTGACGGCGTCGGCGATGGCGTTGATCAGGTCGAGCTTGCGGACCGTGCCGTCGACCAGGGTGGCCCGGCCGGCCTCCATCGGGCCGCCGGAGACGAAGACCGTCGGGATGTTCAGCCGCAGCGCGGCCATCAGCATGCCCGGGGTGATCTTGTCGCAGTTGGAGATGCAGATCAGCGCGTCGGCGCAGTGCGCCTCGACCATGTACTCCACGGAGTCGGCGATCAGGTCGCGGGACGGCAGCGAGTAGAGCATCCCGCCGTGGCCCATGGCGATGCCGTCGTCCACCGCGATGGTGTTGAACTCGCGCGGCACCGCGCCCGCGGCCTTGATCGCCTCGGAGACGATCCGGCCGACCGGCTGGAGGTGGGTGTGCCCGGGTACGAACTCGGTGAAGCTGTTGGCGACCGCGACGATCGGCTTGCCGATATCGGCGTTGTCCACGCCGGACGCGCGCATCAGCGCACGGGCGCCTGCCATGTTGCGGCCGTGGGTGACCGTACGTGACCTCAGCTCGGGCACGATGTCCACTCCCTTGGGTTCACTCTGCTCGTACGACGGGCCGCGACGCGCGACCGTGCCGTCGAGGGTACGCCCGTCGCCCAGGATCCGGACACCTCGTCCGGATGACGGAACACCTGTCCGGCGTTCCGCACGCCCGTTCCTAAGCCTCCGCGGCGCCGGGCCGTACGTCCGGGTCGGTCAGATAGCGCTGGAGCGTCGGCGCGACCACGGTCACCAGGTCCTCCGCCGCGGCCGAGGCGATCGGCTCCACCTTCACCACGTACCGCAGCATGATGATCCCGACCAGTTGCGCCGCGGCGAGCTGCACCCGGAATTCGGGGTCGGCGACCCGCAGCTCCCCCGCGACCCGCGCCAGCACCTTGCGGCTGATCAGCCCGCGGAAGACGGCGGCGGCCCGCTCGTTGGTGACCGCCGACCGTACGATCGCCAGCAGCGGCCCCCGGGTGACCGGGTTCTCCCACACGCCCAGCATGAAGCGGGCCAGCCGCTCCCCCATGCCGTCCGGGCCGCCCGCCGCCATGGCGCCCGGCAGCTCCAGGGCCGGGCCGAAGGACACCTCGACGGCGGCGGCGAAGACCTGCTCCTTGGTGCCGAAGTAGTGGTGGACCAGGGCCGCGTCCACACCGGCCGCCTTGCCGATGGAGCGGACCGAGGTCCTGTCGTAGCCGCGGACCGAGAACTCCTCGCGGGCGGCGGCGAGGATCCGCTCCCGGGTGCCGGCGGCGTCCCCGGTCCTGGTCCCGGCGGGCCGTCCCCGGCGGCGCGGCGGCCCGTCCTGCGCCGTACCCGCGGAGCCGGCCGCGGAAGCAGCCGCACCCGCGGGCGTACCGGAGGCACCGGCGGGAGCGCCCGCCGACGTACCGGAGGCCGTACCGGAGGCCGTACCGCTCATGCGCGGACCGACGACGGGCGGGCGGCGGGCACCGCCAGGTGGCGGCGGGTGAAGTCCAGCGCCTCCGCCAGGTCGCCCTCGCGCTCGGCCGCCGACATCGCCCGCCGGGTGTTGACCTCGATCACCACGTGCCCGGCGTAGCCGCTGCCCGCCAGCGACTCCAGCAGCGCGGCGCACGGCTGTGTCCCGCGCCCCGGCACCAGGTGCTCGTCCTTCGCCGAGCCGCTGCCGTCCGCCAGGTGCACGTGCGCGAGCCGGTCGCCCATCCGGCCGACCATGTCCATCGCGGCCGTACGGGAGGTCGCCGCGTGCGACAGGTCCACCGTGA is a window of Streptomyces sp. NBC_01477 DNA encoding:
- the ilvD gene encoding dihydroxy-acid dehydratase encodes the protein MPELRSRTVTHGRNMAGARALMRASGVDNADIGKPIVAVANSFTEFVPGHTHLQPVGRIVSEAIKAAGAVPREFNTIAVDDGIAMGHGGMLYSLPSRDLIADSVEYMVEAHCADALICISNCDKITPGMLMAALRLNIPTVFVSGGPMEAGRATLVDGTVRKLDLINAIADAVNENVSDEDILRIEENACPTCGSCSGMFTANSMNCLTEAMGLALPGNGSVLATHTARKALYQDAGRTVVELTRRYYEQDDASVLPRAIATRAAFENAMALDIAMGGSTNTILHLLAAAQEAELDYGLSDINDVSRRVPCLAKVAPNVAPGGTYYMEDVHRAGGIPAILGELYRGGLLNEDVHTVHSRSIKEWLDTWDVRGGSPSETAVEMWHAAPGCVRSATAFSQSERWETLDTDAAGGCIRDVEHAYSQDGGLAVLRGNLAVDGAVVKTAGVDESIWTFEGPAVVCESQEEAVEKILHKEITPGDVIVIRYEGPRGGPGMQEMLYPTSYLKGRGLGKSCALITDGRFSGGTSGLSIGHASPEAASGGTIALVHDGDRIRIDIPARTMELLVSDEELAARRDALGGVYAPRARERKVSTALRAYAAMATSADRGAVRDISKLEG
- a CDS encoding SGNH/GDSL hydrolase family protein, translated to MRILARRTRGLAAVLAAGTLAVLGLNAPAAQASPGRQAPQAQQSYVAMGDSYSAASGVLPLDPDAALLCVRSSANYPHVLAARAGLALKDVTCGAAETKDFAGAQYPDVPPQLDALSSSTGLVTMTIGGNDNNTFIDAALACGSAGLATFGIGHPCQTLYGSTFDDQIDNGTYPAIKAALASVRAKAPNARVAILGYPWVVPTAPVAGCFAKLPIASGDLAYVRDLQTHLNSAVQRAAAETGATYVDVSGVSEGHDACQPIGTRWIEPVLFGTNFVPIHPNALGESKLADRTAAVLGLS
- a CDS encoding MFS transporter; protein product: MIITARRPAAATPASARLTLFAASFGFLMVSLDATIVNVALPTLGRDLGAGLSGLQWVVDGYVLMFAAFQLIGGSLGDRLGARRAFTAGLGLFMAASLACGLAVSPGMLIGARLVQGVGAAVQLPASLAMVRHAYADAAARTRAVGVWAAAGGAAVAAGPVVGGLLLAWLGWRSLFLVNLLIGAVGLAAAARADPAPGVRRRFDLPGQAAVLAALCGLTFALIEGGPLGWTSAPVLAAFAVASAAGTVFSRWERRAAEPMLPPRLFADPAVSAAAAAGFAQNFAYYGIVFLLSLFLQNERGDSALVTGLAFLPMSLAAMAANLGGGRLTASHGPRAPLVGGQLLFAAGLLALLAVGPGAPLWAVCPVTVLVGLGGGAAVPAMTSAVLDAAPPAHAGVAAAGLNTARQVGGAVGVALFGALVAGGFLPGLRLSLLVAAAALLAGASVTARWVRRPGRRAGT
- a CDS encoding TetR/AcrR family transcriptional regulator — its product is MSGTASGTASGTSAGAPAGASGTPAGAAASAAGSAGTAQDGPPRRRGRPAGTRTGDAAGTRERILAAAREEFSVRGYDRTSVRSIGKAAGVDAALVHHYFGTKEQVFAAAVEVSFGPALELPGAMAAGGPDGMGERLARFMLGVWENPVTRGPLLAIVRSAVTNERAAAVFRGLISRKVLARVAGELRVADPEFRVQLAAAQLVGIIMLRYVVKVEPIASAAAEDLVTVVAPTLQRYLTDPDVRPGAAEA
- a CDS encoding tyrosine-protein phosphatase, producing MSRHISFERLHNFRDLGGYPTADGHVVRWGRLFRADSLGKLGGADWDRFLDLGVTTVIDLRYPWEIDAKGRVPEHPALAYHNLSIEHRPYDQPSLGPDVETGPFLAERFMEVAQDGVKELRQALDVIAAPDRGPVVFHCASGKDRTGQLAALVLALLGVPDDVIIEDFALTELATERLLADWRADHGGRCPQWPGYGRAPAEVMRLFLAAMADKYGSVAAYAARELGADAELIAALRRNLLEPELAFRRADEADVPLLVGLRDAAARWQIARGIDQWHPGELGEDHFRARLADGEVWIATLGTGGPVAGAWELWWDDPAAWGSTPGAAGYVHRLMTARDTAPPGTGRRLLAEAERRIAEAGLSLCRLDCLADNAFLHTYYRAAGYRVVGEQSVKSGVGQGTYAVTLLEKHLTAG
- a CDS encoding WD40 repeat domain-containing protein, with the protein product MDGRHAGQGHRPDRHFGSGVRAGVQPERKFLATGAENGTVELWKVADRRVTATPTGHSGLIRSVAFSADGRLPAAASSDRTVRLWKLAPRAAH
- a CDS encoding GlsB/YeaQ/YmgE family stress response membrane protein, whose translation is MSFLWAIIAGLIIGLLAKLVLPGRQPIPLWLTILLGVIGGLLGNGLASALDVSDTNGVDWIRHALQIGAAAVLIALVTPAWGRRRA
- a CDS encoding SSI family serine proteinase inhibitor, coding for MKTLHMVAATTLILLAAQAPALGQGVVPDPNPGLQLTVAARDGSWARSAGLACDPFPHGSHPLAVPACTALSAANGDFDALPGQPGVCRDPYQPVAVSARGEFHGHPVDWRKKFANLCVLKAATGPVFAFARG